A window of the Tenebrio molitor chromosome 1, icTenMoli1.1, whole genome shotgun sequence genome harbors these coding sequences:
- the LOC138137038 gene encoding ataxin-3-like has translation MDSIFHEKQEGSLCAQHCLNSLLQGPYFTAVDLSVWAEKLDEEERVRMAECGEESEDYRNFLKQPSGNMDDSGFFSIQVISKALQVWGLEIVPYNSADERVKNCDPSKMKAFICNYQSHWFTIRRIGNQWFNLNSLLSKPVLISDTYLSLYLAQLKNEGYSNFVVFGELPTCTADEIIRCNPVVAPTLNSSPSFEEDAELQAALKLSLSQEFESNAGNSEEEELQKALMLSLSCESTDDDEHSNLRKALLLSMSNV, from the exons ATGGATTCAATCTTCCACGAAAAG CAAGAAGGTTCCCTCTGTGCCCAACACTGCCTCAACTCCCTCCTCCAAGGCCCCTATTTTACCGCAGTCGATTTGAGTGTCTGGGCGGAAAAGCTCGACGAAGAAGAGCGCGTGAGAATGGCCGAATGTGGCGAAGAAAGTGAAGACTATCGAAACTTTTTGAAACAGCCCTCGGGTAACATGGATGACAGTGGTTTTTTCTCCATTCAAGTCATAAGCAAAGCTCTCCAAGTTTGGGGGCTGGAAATAGTGCCTTACAACAGCGCAGACGAACGTGTAAAAAACTGCGATCCTAGCAAAATGAAAGCGTTCATTTGCAACTACCAGAGCCACTGGTTCACGATACGCAGGATAGGAAACCAGTGGTTCAACCTCAACTCGCTCTTATCCAAGCCCGTTTTGATTTCAGACACGTATCTCTCTCTCTATTTGGCCCAATTGAAGAACGAGGGTTATTCAAATTTTGTCGTATTTGGTGAACTGCCAACCTGTACTGCCGATGAAATTATTAGATGTAATCCCGTCGTTGCACCCACTTTAAACAGCAGCCCGTCTTTTGAAGAGGACGCCGAGCTTCAGGCCGCTCTGAAGCTGAGTTTAAGTCAGGAATTTGAGAGTAACGCAGGAAATTCTGAAGAGGAGGAGTTACAGAAAGCGCTCATGTTGAGTTTGTCTTGTGAAAGTACAGACGATGACGAGCATTCTAACCTGAGGAAAGCTTTACTTTTGAGCATGAGCAATGTATGA
- the LOC138141138 gene encoding sulfhydryl oxidase 2-like, which yields MRTCENLYLLVLLFAFAIRHTNNASLSVYEQKKYKQFLDGQGLYSPDDDVVILTVHNFNKEVMRSPQAWLVEFYNSWCGFCQRFAPSWKALATDVKGWSDLVRVAALDCSVDENAGLCRELEIMAYPTLRYFHENYQPGPQTLGVVVQKGDDVVSHRHFLIQRLVAEQTEGRGTMYPNLLPYIHSDISHLFDSTPVGTQYAFLIIEKPDTYLGAEVALDLHKTPSIVVRHTFSNNTGLLNNYAIGRLPTVMSVDRSNNYQLLASSGSRQEIKTVIANFLQNKHLRVTDESPKQEIFTGKWLDVEVPDMSSLIQERARQALKERIKLMGDVVFQMDLETALRYSLKHEIATVKMITGEKLQVLRDYLNILRKYFPFGRGGQLFLTELAMKASTEQVQGSDLAEVIRRAEQEDSQVFSSPQQWLACRGSSPSYRGYPCGLWKLFHYLTVNSAERNINNNRANPLEILDVMHGYVKNFFGCHDCSQHFQEMAAKREMRNVSSLDSSVLWLWMAHNEVNKRLSGDQTEDPEYPKYQFPLKERCPLCRNNNNTWNLVEVLRYLKHAYSNINVRYIGSDTTILHVGLEGKPAASGSTSIFRAIDMTRL from the exons atgcGAACTTGTGAAAATTTGTACCTCCTCGTTCTTCTCTTCGCCTTCGCGATACGCCACACCAACAATGCGTCTCTTTCAGTTTacgagcaaaaaaaatacaaacaattcCTCGACGGACAAGGTCTCTACTCTCCAGACGACGACGTGGTAATTCTCACCGTGCACAATTTCAACAAGGAAGTGATGCGCAGCCCCCAGGCGTGGCTGGTGGAATTTTACAATAGTTGGTGCGGGTTCTGTCAACGATTCGCCCCCTCGTGGAAGGCCCTAGCTACTGACGTGAAGGGTTGGAGCGACCTGGTCAGAGTTGCGGCCCTAGATTGTTCGGTGGACGAAAACGCAGGTCTCTGCAGAGAGCTCGAGATCATGGCGTACCCCACTTTGAGATACTTTCACGAGAACTACCAACCGGGACCCCAGACTTTGGGAGTCGTCGTACAAAAAGGGGACGATGTGGTGTCGCATAGGCATTTTTTGATTCAGAGGTTGGTGGCAGAGCAGACAGAAGGGCGAGGAACGATGTACCCCAATTTATTACCCTACATACATTCCGATATTTCGCATTTATTCGATTCGACTCCCGTCGGCACCCAATATGCATTTTTGATAATTGAAAAGCCAGACACGTATTTAGGGGCCGAAGTGGCCTTGGACTTGCACAAAACTCCCAGTATTGTGGTTAGACATACATTTAGTAATAACACAGGTTTATTGAATAACTACGCAATTGGTCGATTGCCGACGGTCATGAGTGTAGACCGGAGCAACAATTATCAGTTGCTTGCGAGTTCAGGATCTCGCCAAGAAATTAAAACTGTAATCgctaattttttgcaaaataaacaTTTGAGAGTAACCGACGAGAGTCCGAAACAAGAAATTTTCACCGGAAAATGGTTAGATGTTGAGGTCCCAGACATGTCTTCCTTAATCCAAGAAAGAGCGAGACAAGCTCTCAAGGAACGCATCAAATTGATGGGGGACGTCGTGTTTCAGATGGATCTCGAGACAGCTTTGAGATATTCCTTGAAACACGAAATAGCGACGGTCAAAATGATCACGGGTGAAAAATTGCAAGTGCTGAGAGATTATCTCAACATCCTCCGCAAGTATTTCCCGTTCGGACGTGGCGGGCAATTGTTCTTGACCGAACTAGCAATGAAAGCCTCCACCGAACAAGTGCAAGGTTCGGATTTGGCCGAGGTGATCAGGAGAGCCGAACAAGAAGACAGTCAAGTTTTCTCGTCACCACAACAGTGGCTCGCGTGTAGGGGTAGTTCTCCCTCGTACCGGGGCTACCCTTGCGGTTTGTGGAAACTGTTCCATTACTTGACTGTAAACTCGGCCGAGcgaaacatcaacaacaatcGAGCGAACCCTTTGGAGATTCTCGACGTGATGCACGGCTACGTCAAGAATTTCTTCGGTTGTCACGATTGCAGTCAACATTTCCAAGAAATGGCGGCGAAACGAGAGATGAGGAACGTGTCTTCGCTCGACTCTTCGGTTTTGTGGTTGTGGATGGCTCATAACGAGGTGAACAAGCGACTGTCCGGGGACCAGACCGAGGATCCCGAATACCCCAAGTACCAGTTCCCGTTGAAGGAGAGGTGTCCCCTTTGTCGAAACAATAATAACACGTGGAATCTCGTGGAAGTCCTGAGATATTTGAAACACGCGTACAGCAACATCAACGTGAGGTACATCGGTTCGGACACGACGATCCTGCACGTGGGTTTAGAAGGGAAGCCGGCGGCTAGCGGATCCACCAGCATTTTTAGAGCTATAGATATGA CGAGGCTATAG
- the LOC138141162 gene encoding sulfhydryl oxidase 1-like has protein sequence MECSDETNTPLCREYRITRYPTVKYFHENYRFGSGALMSHQNQNNATVEFLKKALIEKLMEEISEGRGAIYPNLLPYEGADLEQLIESIPKNVQYVFLVVDAADAYLGAEVALDLHKTNGIIVRHSLKNNSVLISKLQIKHFPTIVALDPNRNVQFMTCDANRTALKRTIVKFLEEKGFKTVKTVEETKNNTSQVAPRGIENAIQGVLRQRIKKMGDVIFQVDLEAAVRYSLRQEVLAVETIKGNQLEALAAYLQVLKKYFRFYYNSSSFIDELLTLTSNSGAITGLQIEEIVKRAESNGTFSSKLKFLGCEGSSIRYRRYPCSLWRLFHYLTVNSALLNINNKWTNHREVLDAMHGYVKYFFGCAHCSRHFQQMAAERNITEVPSLESSILWLWESHNVVNARLKGDPTEDAEYPKKQFPDRIRCPECVDDDGSWKKKEVLKYLKRMYSNANVRYIGTDTYVLFRGLD, from the coding sequence ATGGAGTGTTCTGATGAAACAAACACGCCCCTTTGTCGCGAATATAGAATTACTAGATACCCTACAGTAAAATATTTCCATGAGAATTACCGTTTCGGCAGTGGAGCGTTAATGTCtcatcaaaatcaaaacaatgcGACTGTTGAATTTCTTAAGAAGGCACTTATCGAGAAACTCATGGAGGAAATAAGCGAAGGAAGAGGAGCAATTTATCCGAATTTGTTACCATACGAGGGCGCTGATCTCGAACAACTAATCGAATCGATTCCAAAAAATGTCCAGTATGTTTTCCTAGTGGTAGACGCTGCTGATGCTTATTTAGGAGCAGAAGTTGCGCTCGACTTACACAAAACTAACGGCATCATCGTGAGACATTCGCTCAAAAATAATTCGGTTTTGATTTCTAAACtgcaaattaaacattttcccaCAATCGTTGCTTTGGACCCCAACAGAAATGTCCAGTTTATGACTTGTGATGCCAACAGGACTGCTCTAAAACGAACGAtcgtaaaatttttggaagaaaaaggattcaaaacagtgaaaacagttgaagaaacaaaaaacaatactTCTCAAGTGGCCCCACGGGGTATCGAAAACGCCATTCAAGGAGTTTTGAGACAAcgcattaaaaaaatgggaGATGTAATTTTTCAGGTGGATTTGGAAGCCGCAGTCAGATATTCCCTTCGACAAGAAGTGTTAGCCGTTGAAACAATCAAAGGCAACCAATTAGAAGCCCTAGCGGCTTACTTGCAAgtgctaaaaaaatattttcgtttcTATTACAACAGTTCTTCCTTTATCGACGAACTTTTGACATTAACCTCGAATTCTGGTGCAATTACAGGTCTCCAAATTGAAGAGATTGTAAAGCGTGCCGAAAGTAACGGGACATTCTCTTCGAAGTTGAAATTTCTAGGGTGCGAAGGCAGTTCGATAAGGTACAGACGTTATCCTTGTAGCTTATGGAGACTGTTCCACTATCTCACAGTCAACTCGGCTCTACtcaacattaataataaatggaCTAACCACAGAGAAGTTCTTGATGCGATGCATGGTTACGTCAAGTACTTTTTTGGTTGTGCCCATTGCAGTCGACATTTCCAGCAGATGGCCGCTGAAAGAAATATCACCGAAGTCCCCTCACTAGAATCGTCCATTTTATGGTTATGGGAATCACATAACGTGGTAAACGCGCGTCTCAAAGGAGATCCAACAGAAGATGCTGAATATCCAAAGAAACAGTTCCCTGATAGAATCCGTTGCCCCGAATGTGTCGACGACGACGGCTcgtggaaaaaaaaagaagtcttgaaatatttaaaaagaatGTACTCCAATGCTAATGTTAGATATATCGGAACTGACACCTATGTCCTCTTTCGTGGTTTAGACTAG